Proteins encoded in a region of the Maridesulfovibrio bastinii DSM 16055 genome:
- a CDS encoding sensor domain-containing diguanylate cyclase yields the protein MSIRLKLILSMTAILVGTFVFISAYNYKVSSESVRKDILQSALPLTRDNIYSELQASLTRPIFVSSLMANDTFLKDWSMDGENGISKIKRYLDEIREKYGFFSSFFVSASTKNYYYYDGILKKISKKDSHDVWYYDFIKKGTDYDLIVDTNEAEDNILTIFINHRVEDRDGNLIGVTGVGLKVDAVATLLKEFSEKYDKNIYLISPDGIVQAHSNTEMVHKLKSVKSMPGISKISAKVLAIKRTEPASFEYQKDEDTILMTIRWVKELGWFLVVEQSEQKSMEAARTNLIRTVEAGFLVTIVILIISIVTVNHYQKKLEVQANTDELTGVANRRGFEHKFLAETTIAERSNSNLSLIVLDVDNFKRVNDICGHLEGDRILKEISCKINSSVRSSDFCARWGGDEFIVLVSGDVDQAVEVSKRIHRAVNSIPSCDSYSEKILGSKNVGVSSGVAMYKSGDTLDSVIMRADKAMYKAKESGRGKVYSELDI from the coding sequence ATGTCCATCAGGCTGAAACTTATACTTTCCATGACCGCTATACTTGTTGGAACTTTTGTTTTTATAAGTGCTTACAACTATAAGGTCTCAAGCGAATCAGTGCGTAAAGATATACTGCAATCAGCATTGCCGCTTACACGTGATAATATATATTCGGAGCTTCAGGCGAGTCTTACGCGGCCTATCTTTGTTTCTTCATTAATGGCTAATGATACTTTTTTGAAAGACTGGTCCATGGATGGTGAGAATGGCATTAGTAAAATCAAACGTTATCTTGACGAAATAAGAGAAAAGTATGGTTTCTTCTCTTCATTTTTTGTTTCTGCTTCTACAAAAAATTATTACTATTATGATGGAATTCTGAAAAAAATAAGCAAAAAAGATTCCCATGATGTCTGGTATTACGACTTTATAAAAAAAGGTACAGATTATGACCTTATAGTTGATACTAATGAGGCCGAAGATAATATTCTGACAATTTTTATCAATCACAGAGTTGAAGACAGGGATGGTAACCTGATCGGTGTTACTGGCGTGGGACTTAAAGTTGATGCTGTTGCCACTCTGCTGAAAGAATTTTCTGAAAAATATGATAAGAATATCTATCTTATTTCTCCTGATGGAATTGTTCAGGCCCATTCAAATACTGAGATGGTGCATAAGCTTAAGTCAGTTAAAAGCATGCCCGGGATTTCAAAAATTTCAGCTAAAGTCCTTGCCATAAAGCGCACTGAGCCGGCTTCTTTTGAATATCAGAAAGATGAAGATACGATTCTGATGACAATCCGCTGGGTAAAAGAACTGGGATGGTTTCTTGTTGTTGAGCAAAGTGAGCAGAAATCAATGGAGGCAGCCAGAACTAATTTAATAAGAACAGTTGAAGCCGGTTTTCTGGTTACTATCGTAATTCTTATTATCTCAATAGTTACTGTTAACCATTATCAGAAAAAACTCGAAGTTCAGGCTAATACAGATGAATTGACCGGTGTTGCGAACCGCAGGGGATTTGAGCACAAATTTTTAGCTGAAACGACAATTGCTGAAAGGAGCAACAGTAATCTATCCTTGATTGTCCTTGATGTAGATAATTTTAAAAGGGTTAATGATATCTGTGGACATCTGGAAGGTGACCGTATCTTGAAGGAAATATCCTGCAAAATAAATTCATCTGTGAGAAGCAGTGATTTTTGTGCGAGATGGGGCGGCGATGAATTTATAGTCCTTGTCTCCGGTGATGTGGATCAGGCCGTTGAAGTTTCAAAACGTATCCATCGGGCTGTAAATTCCATCCCCAGCTGTGACAGCTATAGTGAAAAGATTCTTGGCAGTAAAAATGTGGGAGTCAGCTCCGGTGTTGCCATGTATAAAAGTGGCGATACCCTTGATTCCGTAATAATGAGAGCTGATAAAGCCATGTACAAAGCCAAAGAGAGTGGAAGGGGAAAAGTCTATTCCGAGTTGGATATCTAG
- a CDS encoding helix-turn-helix transcriptional regulator, producing the protein MNNKDNFLKIFVPIAKAVSALLEPHGEVVIHDLASDSIYFICGNYSGRKPGDESLLGMTEKEINNKSGYPPYFKSGPDGSPQRSVSAVLADETGKPRGLFCVNVEIGELETARKILSSFMACPRSDEQPEELFAYDWREQMNLHIGRYLTERNKKIKHLTKAERCELCLQLKSQGLLEAKNSITHLADSINVTRATIYNYLNKAEAK; encoded by the coding sequence ATGAATAACAAAGATAACTTCCTCAAAATTTTTGTCCCGATTGCAAAAGCTGTTTCCGCCCTGTTGGAACCACATGGTGAAGTTGTCATCCATGATCTGGCTTCAGACAGTATCTATTTTATCTGCGGAAACTATTCAGGCAGAAAACCCGGAGATGAATCTCTGCTGGGAATGACGGAAAAAGAAATAAATAATAAAAGTGGCTATCCACCTTATTTTAAATCAGGTCCGGACGGATCACCACAGCGAAGTGTTTCTGCTGTGCTTGCAGATGAAACAGGCAAGCCCAGAGGACTTTTCTGCGTTAACGTGGAAATAGGTGAGCTTGAAACGGCCAGAAAAATATTGTCCTCCTTTATGGCCTGCCCGCGCAGTGATGAACAGCCGGAAGAACTTTTCGCCTATGACTGGCGGGAGCAAATGAATCTGCACATTGGCCGCTATCTCACTGAAAGAAATAAAAAGATAAAACACCTCACTAAAGCAGAGCGCTGTGAACTATGCCTGCAATTAAAGTCACAGGGACTGCTTGAAGCCAAGAATTCAATTACACATCTGGCTGATTCAATAAACGTAACAAGAGCAACTATATATAATTACTTGAACAAAGCGGAGGCTAAATAA
- the ilvN gene encoding acetolactate synthase small subunit: MTHTISALVKNSPGVLHRMAAEFDKYLINIKSISAGETENPNISRMVIRAEASSEEIEKITEDMTGMDFVIQIDDMERKEFVDRELVLIKVARNKDNITQLMQIFEVFRAGVVGMGQLTITVELSGDRERVEGLIQMLEPFGIKGMCRTGMIALKRGDEQDRP; encoded by the coding sequence TTGACGCATACAATTTCAGCCCTTGTAAAAAACAGCCCCGGAGTTCTGCACAGAATGGCGGCTGAATTCGATAAATATCTGATAAATATCAAATCTATCTCCGCTGGTGAGACAGAAAACCCGAACATATCACGAATGGTTATCCGGGCCGAAGCCAGCAGTGAAGAAATTGAAAAAATCACCGAAGATATGACCGGCATGGACTTTGTGATCCAGATTGATGACATGGAGCGCAAAGAATTTGTCGACCGGGAACTCGTCCTCATCAAAGTAGCCCGCAATAAAGACAACATAACACAGTTGATGCAGATTTTTGAAGTTTTCAGGGCCGGAGTTGTCGGTATGGGACAGCTCACCATAACAGTTGAACTAAGCGGCGACAGGGAACGGGTGGAAGGACTGATACAGATGCTTGAACCATTCGGAATTAAAGGAATGTGCCGCACCGGAATGATTGCCCTTAAACGCGGTGACGAACAGGACAGACCATGA
- a CDS encoding EAL domain-containing protein — protein sequence MITEKDISPAYFVKHLPDPAYAIDLEGYITAWNQAMEDLTGVPEEQVVGAGNFEAGFILYKQRKPDLIDLIRDCDVSGELVYSSIRRHGQSLEAETKTTNLRNKRLHHLLVQASPICDNSGNLLGAFETVRDITPGKQSENINVLLYRIASELNNEESLTDFFTFLHLTITEYIFSTVFMVALKNNDSDKPEFNYLADENLQPLSAKTNTVNYLQLCEQVLSSGRPLLINDPNDSHEQKDNGSGAETGLWLGVPLKTGGRVIGVMAMHSADTNCRYDIHDIDLLSAISEQTASSIMRRKTEEALFKSEERYRSIFENAIECVFQVAGDGRIQVVNPAMASFMGYDSAEQLIAERPFAADCFIKKSEYLRLVRQLRKNGSVTGFHASAWNRLELEKWAVINARIIKGSNGEPDYISGFAFDATPQIVAQRNVHNHKSRFMQLFDRSPQAIVLLDTHGGVLDTNRSFQNLFGYSTSEMRHLCSNLSCEEPPLVINKFEKVLHGETLHYEALRKDKNGLTIPVSILGFPFMCSNEISGAFFIYTDISPEKEFERQLSHQSQHDGLTGLPNRSLFMERLEIALDRTHKDESYTFAVLMLDLDMFKRINDSLGHHAGDELLVKTGQRIKKCLRSIDTLARMGSDEFAILIEGFNSPQQVIRIIKEIRNEIRRPILIEENEVFVSSSIGIVFKTAEYTNPDHILRDADISMYRAKQLGTNRFKVFNKAMHEHALKTLLIENEIRQGLPREQFIPYLQPVYKLSNATLAGFEALMRWNHPDRGLVGPVGIIPIAEETGLIVHLDRTMLKKSCQFMSLLLERYSKSSNLFLNVNLSPRHLSQPDLIEAIEEVLEETGFPAEMLKLEITESAIMESNLTTETNLEKIRLMGIRLAVDDFGTGYSSLSQLQKFPASTLKVDRSFVDGMVEDTEALEIVKAVNALGHSLGMDIVAEGVENRKQLELLRDMGCEYVQGFYFDKPVNVDDAEKIVKLMDQGFRHPGLITN from the coding sequence ATGATCACAGAGAAAGACATCTCTCCAGCTTACTTCGTTAAGCATCTACCTGATCCGGCATACGCCATTGATCTTGAGGGCTATATTACAGCCTGGAATCAGGCCATGGAGGATCTTACCGGAGTACCGGAAGAGCAGGTTGTCGGAGCCGGAAACTTTGAAGCTGGTTTCATCCTTTATAAACAAAGAAAACCTGATCTCATAGACCTCATCAGAGATTGTGACGTAAGTGGAGAACTTGTTTATTCTTCAATAAGAAGACACGGCCAATCGCTGGAAGCTGAAACAAAAACAACAAATCTTCGTAATAAAAGACTACACCATTTACTCGTTCAAGCCTCCCCTATCTGTGATAATTCAGGCAACCTTCTCGGAGCATTTGAAACTGTAAGGGATATAACTCCCGGAAAGCAGAGTGAAAATATTAATGTGCTCCTTTACCGCATTGCCTCAGAATTGAATAACGAAGAGTCTCTGACTGATTTTTTCACTTTTCTGCACCTTACAATAACCGAATATATTTTTTCGACAGTTTTTATGGTTGCCCTTAAAAATAATGATTCTGATAAACCGGAATTCAACTACCTTGCTGATGAAAACCTGCAACCACTGTCCGCAAAAACAAATACCGTAAACTATCTGCAATTATGTGAACAGGTTCTTTCCTCGGGCCGCCCTCTTCTGATCAATGATCCCAATGATAGTCATGAACAGAAGGACAATGGCTCAGGAGCCGAAACAGGACTATGGCTCGGAGTTCCTCTAAAGACAGGAGGAAGAGTCATCGGGGTCATGGCTATGCACAGTGCCGACACGAACTGCCGGTATGATATACATGACATTGATCTGCTCAGTGCAATATCCGAGCAGACGGCTTCAAGCATAATGAGAAGAAAGACCGAAGAGGCTCTTTTTAAAAGTGAAGAACGCTACCGCTCCATATTTGAAAACGCAATCGAATGTGTTTTTCAGGTTGCAGGAGACGGCAGAATACAGGTTGTGAATCCTGCAATGGCTTCATTCATGGGCTACGACTCGGCAGAACAGCTTATAGCGGAACGCCCTTTTGCCGCAGACTGCTTTATAAAAAAATCAGAGTACCTGAGACTGGTCAGGCAACTGCGTAAAAATGGTTCTGTTACAGGCTTTCACGCCTCAGCATGGAACCGTCTTGAACTTGAAAAATGGGCTGTTATAAATGCCCGCATAATAAAAGGTTCCAATGGCGAACCGGATTACATATCAGGATTCGCTTTTGATGCCACTCCGCAGATTGTAGCCCAGAGGAATGTGCATAATCACAAATCCAGATTCATGCAGCTTTTTGACAGGTCACCTCAGGCTATTGTTTTGCTTGATACCCATGGAGGGGTCCTTGATACAAACCGCAGTTTTCAAAATCTGTTCGGATACAGCACCTCTGAAATGCGCCATCTTTGTAGCAACCTGTCCTGTGAAGAGCCGCCGCTGGTCATAAATAAATTTGAAAAAGTCCTGCACGGTGAAACTCTTCATTATGAGGCCCTACGCAAAGATAAAAACGGATTGACTATTCCGGTCTCAATACTTGGATTTCCGTTTATGTGCAGCAATGAAATATCCGGTGCATTCTTTATATATACTGACATTTCACCAGAAAAAGAATTTGAAAGACAACTTTCACACCAGTCCCAGCACGATGGACTGACAGGACTTCCGAACAGGTCTTTATTCATGGAACGGCTGGAGATTGCTCTGGACCGTACCCATAAGGACGAGAGCTATACTTTTGCCGTTCTCATGCTTGATCTTGATATGTTTAAACGTATCAACGACAGTCTGGGACATCATGCCGGTGACGAACTGTTGGTTAAAACCGGTCAGCGGATCAAAAAATGTCTGCGTTCAATTGATACCCTCGCCAGAATGGGCAGTGATGAATTTGCCATCTTAATTGAAGGCTTTAACTCACCGCAGCAGGTCATAAGAATAATAAAAGAAATCCGTAATGAAATACGACGCCCCATTCTGATAGAAGAAAATGAGGTTTTTGTAAGTTCAAGCATAGGCATAGTCTTTAAAACAGCTGAATATACAAACCCGGACCATATCCTGAGAGATGCGGATATAAGTATGTATCGGGCCAAGCAGCTGGGGACAAACCGCTTCAAGGTCTTCAACAAGGCTATGCACGAGCACGCTCTTAAAACTCTGCTGATAGAAAATGAGATCCGGCAGGGACTGCCAAGGGAGCAATTCATCCCATACCTGCAGCCGGTTTACAAACTTTCCAATGCCACCCTTGCCGGTTTTGAAGCATTGATGCGCTGGAACCATCCTGACAGAGGTCTTGTCGGTCCGGTAGGCATTATTCCAATTGCGGAAGAGACCGGGCTTATCGTTCATCTCGACCGCACCATGCTCAAAAAATCATGTCAATTCATGTCATTACTTTTAGAGCGTTACAGTAAATCCTCCAATCTTTTCCTTAACGTAAATCTTTCCCCGCGCCATCTGTCTCAGCCGGACCTGATTGAAGCTATTGAAGAAGTTCTCGAAGAAACTGGTTTTCCTGCTGAGATGTTAAAGCTTGAAATAACTGAATCCGCTATTATGGAAAGCAATTTAACAACTGAAACCAACCTTGAAAAAATTAGGCTCATGGGAATAAGACTTGCTGTTGACGATTTCGGAACCGGCTATTCTTCACTTTCCCAGCTGCAAAAATTCCCGGCTTCAACACTCAAAGTTGATCGCTCCTTTGTTGACGGCATGGTCGAAGACACCGAAGCCCTTGAGATAGTTAAAGCTGTTAATGCGTTAGGCCACAGTCTGGGTATGGATATTGTTGCCGAAGGTGTTGAAAACCGTAAACAGCTTGAGCTGCTGCGCGACATGGGCTGCGAATACGTTCAGGGATTTTACTTCGACAAACCGGTAAATGTTGATGACGCAGAAAAAATTGTTAAGCTGATGGATCAGGGATTCAGACATCCGGGACTTATAACCAACTGA
- a CDS encoding substrate-binding periplasmic protein: MSCAGKLSFAIQILMLAFFLTISASPPAKAADRLLIVADPFPPFNYIENGEPAGLNFEIMKAILKDMNRDFELQHLPWKRALLTVRKDRADAVLDVSKDSKRDKYLIYPDECLSESPVIVFYIRQRTFKYTGPESLGGKRIGVMEGYTYGEFFDKHPNLYVERVPSMEQNFMKLLRGRLDVVISYKEVGISTLKKMKISDKISYCKNPLLTIPLYIGFSKDRISKEFVADFNARLHKFKKTGRIKPLLKKYN, translated from the coding sequence ATGAGCTGCGCAGGAAAATTAAGCTTTGCAATACAAATTCTGATGTTAGCGTTTTTCCTAACCATATCAGCCTCTCCCCCGGCAAAAGCTGCGGACAGGCTGCTTATAGTTGCAGACCCCTTTCCTCCTTTTAATTACATTGAAAACGGAGAACCTGCAGGCCTGAATTTTGAGATAATGAAAGCAATTTTAAAAGACATGAACCGCGATTTTGAGTTGCAGCACCTTCCATGGAAAAGAGCCCTCCTGACAGTAAGAAAAGATAGAGCAGATGCAGTGCTTGACGTTTCAAAAGATTCAAAAAGAGATAAGTATCTGATCTACCCTGATGAATGTCTTTCAGAGTCACCGGTAATTGTATTTTATATCCGGCAGAGGACCTTTAAATACACCGGCCCGGAATCACTTGGAGGTAAAAGAATAGGCGTTATGGAGGGTTATACTTATGGGGAATTTTTCGATAAGCATCCCAATCTCTATGTAGAGCGTGTTCCCAGCATGGAGCAGAACTTCATGAAGCTGTTGCGTGGAAGACTTGACGTAGTAATCTCTTATAAAGAAGTCGGCATTTCCACTTTAAAAAAGATGAAAATTTCAGATAAAATCAGCTATTGTAAGAACCCGCTCCTGACTATTCCATTATATATAGGATTCTCAAAAGACAGAATTTCAAAAGAGTTTGTGGCAGACTTCAATGCAAGACTTCATAAATTCAAAAAGACCGGCAGAATCAAGCCCTTACTAAAAAAATACAATTAA
- a CDS encoding phosphate acyltransferase produces MSFKSLEDLAATVLESGLRPRVAIAPCEEEFVLRSAVEAQANNVAEPVLVGNHSKTMEIAQKYNLDISQFEFHEEPEPSLAVQKAIDLYRSGKVALIMKGLISTSIILKAILNKKTGVPPQGLISHVSVFKAPNSDRLMLLTDAAVNIKPNLQRKVDILCNALDVARKLGITCPKAAVLAATEKVNYPAMPATLDAQILSQMASEGAFGDAIVAGPLQLDLAVSPVAAACKGITDPVAGHADLLVAQDIESANILYKSLTTIAGICVAGVVVGSSVPIVVPSRGDSERTKYFSIVLASYLSQKKSDQICRARTFK; encoded by the coding sequence ATGAGTTTCAAATCGCTGGAAGATCTGGCAGCGACTGTCCTTGAGAGCGGGCTCAGACCGAGAGTTGCCATCGCCCCCTGTGAAGAGGAATTTGTTCTTCGCTCTGCCGTTGAGGCTCAGGCAAATAATGTCGCGGAGCCGGTATTAGTAGGCAATCATTCAAAAACAATGGAAATTGCCCAAAAGTATAATCTTGATATTTCTCAATTTGAATTCCATGAGGAACCTGAACCGTCTCTGGCTGTCCAAAAGGCAATAGATTTATACAGAAGCGGAAAAGTTGCCCTGATAATGAAAGGGTTGATCAGCACAAGCATAATTTTAAAAGCCATACTTAACAAAAAAACAGGAGTCCCGCCCCAAGGACTTATAAGCCATGTCAGTGTTTTTAAAGCACCAAACTCAGACAGACTTATGCTGCTTACAGATGCTGCTGTGAACATAAAGCCGAATCTCCAGCGCAAGGTGGACATACTCTGCAACGCTCTGGATGTTGCCAGAAAGCTTGGCATAACCTGCCCGAAGGCCGCTGTTCTGGCTGCAACGGAAAAGGTAAACTACCCTGCAATGCCAGCAACTCTTGATGCGCAGATACTGTCTCAAATGGCCTCGGAAGGAGCATTCGGGGATGCGATTGTAGCCGGACCTCTTCAGCTGGATCTAGCGGTCTCCCCTGTTGCGGCCGCCTGCAAGGGGATAACTGATCCTGTTGCCGGACACGCCGACCTGCTGGTTGCTCAGGACATTGAAAGTGCCAATATTTTATACAAATCACTGACAACAATAGCCGGGATATGCGTTGCAGGAGTTGTTGTGGGCAGCAGCGTCCCCATCGTTGTTCCCTCCCGCGGAGACAGTGAGCGGACTAAATATTTCTCAATAGTTCTGGCATCGTACCTATCTCAAAAGAAATCAGATCAAATCTGCAGAGCCCGTACGTTTAAATAA
- a CDS encoding aminotransferase class I/II-fold pyridoxal phosphate-dependent enzyme, which translates to MEKLDNFKLETFFSKWEFKARYHLCASDAESMSIRELLQNSGTDPEALLDLKLGYTETFGNPELRTEISKLYDKGTADNILCFCGAEEGIFCAMNALLEPDDHVVVITPNYQSLETIPGSICSVSAVSLDPHDNWNLDLEKVEAAIRDNTKLLVINFPHNPTGKIIPQSTQKKLVEMARKKGIYIFSDEVYRLLEHSQEKRLPQMADIYEKGLSLNVLSKAYGLPGLRMGWIACQDTTLLQKMERVKHFLSICNSAPSEFIAMAALKSRNAITERLRTLLDKNLSVLNSFFKKHSTLFNWQQPDGGCTAFPCYLGPEGTETFTAELLKKTGVLLLPPSVYYSNAAGRGYEGFRIGFGRADMSEALSIVDSYLDTNKY; encoded by the coding sequence GTGGAAAAACTTGATAACTTCAAACTGGAAACATTTTTCTCAAAGTGGGAATTCAAGGCCCGTTACCACTTATGCGCTTCGGATGCCGAATCTATGAGTATCAGAGAATTATTGCAAAATTCAGGAACTGACCCTGAAGCTTTGCTGGACCTGAAACTTGGATATACAGAAACTTTCGGTAATCCGGAATTAAGAACAGAAATCAGCAAACTCTACGACAAAGGAACAGCGGATAACATTCTGTGCTTCTGTGGTGCGGAAGAAGGGATATTCTGCGCTATGAACGCCCTCCTTGAGCCTGATGATCATGTGGTGGTGATCACTCCCAACTATCAATCTCTTGAAACTATCCCCGGCTCAATATGCAGTGTCAGCGCGGTTTCACTTGATCCACATGATAACTGGAACCTTGATCTGGAGAAGGTTGAAGCTGCCATCCGTGATAATACAAAACTGCTTGTAATCAATTTTCCGCACAACCCGACAGGTAAAATAATTCCTCAGTCCACTCAGAAAAAACTGGTTGAAATGGCCAGAAAAAAAGGGATTTATATTTTCAGTGACGAAGTCTACCGACTGCTTGAACATTCACAGGAAAAAAGACTTCCTCAAATGGCAGACATATATGAAAAAGGTTTATCTTTAAACGTTCTTTCCAAAGCATACGGTCTGCCGGGGCTGCGCATGGGATGGATTGCCTGTCAGGATACCACTCTGCTGCAAAAGATGGAAAGGGTAAAACACTTTCTCTCCATCTGTAACTCAGCTCCATCAGAATTTATTGCCATGGCAGCACTTAAAAGCCGGAATGCCATAACTGAACGGCTTCGCACACTTTTAGACAAGAACCTGAGTGTTCTGAACTCCTTCTTTAAAAAGCACAGCACTCTTTTTAATTGGCAACAACCTGACGGAGGCTGCACGGCATTTCCATGTTATCTCGGCCCGGAGGGAACTGAGACTTTTACTGCGGAACTGCTGAAAAAAACCGGAGTTCTTTTGCTGCCGCCCAGCGTTTATTACAGCAATGCTGCCGGAAGAGGGTATGAAGGATTCAGAATAGGATTCGGCAGAGCAGATATGAGTGAGGCTCTGAGTATTGTAGATTCTTATCTGGACACTAATAAATATTAA